A window of Lepidochelys kempii isolate rLepKem1 chromosome 1, rLepKem1.hap2, whole genome shotgun sequence contains these coding sequences:
- the DUSP12 gene encoding dual specificity protein phosphatase 12 produces the protein MVPVLPGLFVAGAAAGAAAGALQAAGVAALLSVDAEEPAAVPGIRTLHIPARDEPGTDLLSHLDSCAAFLSAARAGGGAVLVRCHAGVSRSVALVTAYLMKTNNLTFEEAYATIKAIKSDAKMNEGFEWQLKLYEAMGCKVDVTSAIYKQYRLQKVTEKYSELQDLPREVFAVDPTSICQTLNSEVLYRCRKCRRSLFRSSSILAHAEGSGPAAFAHKRITDPAQLRNDSRVKCTSYFIEPVQWMEPVLLGVMEGQLLCPKCTSKLGCFSWRGEQCSCGRWVTPAFQIHKSRVDEMKALPVCGFQTLKT, from the exons ATGGTGCCGGTGCTTCCTGGCCTGTTCGTGGCCGGCGCGGCGGCCGGGGCGGCGGCCGGGGCCCTGCAGGCGGCGGGGGTGGCGGCGCTGCTCTCGGTGGACGCGGAGGAGCCGGCCGCGGTGCCGGGGATCCGGACCCTGCATATCCCGGCGCGGGACGAGCCCGGCACCGACCTGCTGAGCCACCTCGACTCCTGCGCCGCCTTCCTCAGCGCGGCccgggcggggggcggcgccgTCCTGGTGCGATG CCATGCTGGAGTCAGTCGAAGTGTTGCTTTAGTGACGGCGTATTTAATGAAAACCAACAATCTCACCTTCGAAGAGGCTTATGCCACTATCAAAGCCATCAAATCAGATGCCAA AATGAACGAAGGCTTTGAATGGCAGCTGAAACTGTATGAAGCAATGGGCTGTAAAGTTGATGTGACCAGTGCCATTTATAAACAGTATCGCTTGCAAAAAGTTACAGAGAAATATTCTG AGCTGCAGGACTTGCCACGAGAAGTCTTTGCAGTTGACCCAACCAGCATTTGTCAAACTCTCAACAGTGAGGTTCTCTACAGGTGCAGAAAATGCAG ACGTTCCCTATTTCGTAGTTCGAGCATTTTGGCCCATGCTGAAGGAAGTGGACCAGCAGCCTTTGCTCACAAGAGGATTACAGATCCTGCTCAGCTTCGTAATGACAGTCGGGTTAAATGTACCTCTTATTTCATTGAGCCTGTACAGTGGATGGAGCCAGTATTGTTAGGAGTGATGGAAGGACAG CTTCTGTGCCCCAAATGCACTTCGAAGTTGGGCTGCTTCAGTTGGCGTGGTGAACAGTGTTCGTGTGGCCGATGGGTGACTCCTGCCTTCCAGATTCACAAGAGTCGGGTGGATGAAATGAAAGCGCTGCCAGTCTGTGGATTCCAAACTCTCAAAACGTGA